A single region of the Acidithiobacillus acidisediminis genome encodes:
- the cobA gene encoding uroporphyrinogen-III C-methyltransferase, which produces MLTSTASPLVSLVGAGPGDPDLLTLRAARRLGSAEILFYDALANPDILSLTSAQCQCIDVGKRGGQPSTPQLRIHEQMIRAARQGKRVVRLKGGDPLLFGRGSEECLALRAAGIDYEIVPGITSGMGAAAYAGIPLTHRQLSRSVLFCTGQQARNSAPIDWTRYAQAADTLVIYMGIAPIAAICADLQAGGMAPDTPAAAIQWATLEQRQLRCTLAELPAAVARTSLGSPAILIIGAVVELGDILAWLPQSEPVPSVPSVHARSQ; this is translated from the coding sequence ATGCTGACTTCGACCGCTTCTCCCTTGGTCTCTCTGGTGGGCGCTGGCCCTGGCGATCCCGATCTCCTGACCCTGCGCGCCGCGCGCCGTTTGGGCAGTGCCGAGATCCTCTTTTACGATGCCCTCGCCAATCCCGACATCCTCAGCCTGACCTCGGCACAGTGCCAGTGCATCGATGTGGGCAAACGCGGTGGCCAGCCCTCTACCCCCCAACTGCGGATTCATGAACAGATGATTCGCGCCGCCCGGCAGGGCAAGCGCGTGGTGCGTCTGAAGGGTGGCGATCCCCTGCTCTTTGGCCGGGGCAGCGAAGAATGTCTGGCCTTGCGCGCCGCCGGTATCGATTACGAGATCGTCCCCGGCATCACCAGCGGCATGGGCGCCGCCGCCTACGCGGGCATCCCCCTCACCCATCGCCAACTCAGCCGGTCTGTCCTGTTCTGTACCGGACAGCAGGCCCGAAATTCTGCCCCCATCGATTGGACCCGCTATGCCCAAGCCGCCGATACCTTGGTCATCTACATGGGAATTGCCCCCATCGCTGCCATCTGTGCCGACCTGCAAGCCGGGGGCATGGCGCCCGACACCCCAGCTGCAGCCATTCAGTGGGCCACCTTGGAACAACGCCAACTGCGCTGCACCCTGGCCGAATTGCCGGCAGCCGTCGCCCGCACCAGCCTCGGCAGCCCCGCCATCCTGATCATTGGCGCGGTGGTAGAGCTGGGCGATATCCTCGCCTGGCTACCCCAGTCGGAGCCCGTCCCGAGCGTGCCCTCGGTGCACGCCCGCAGCCAATGA
- a CDS encoding nitrate reductase — MNAPTQTSKSVCPYCGTGCGVLIEHDGQQVLGVRGDPEHPANFGQLCSKGITLAQTVHGPGRALVPLQRQHGEGWQDHSWDDALAAIARRWAQLYRDRGPQALAFYVSGQLPTEDYYVANKLAKGFLGTNHIDTNSRLCMASAVTGYKRSLGMDSVPCSYEDLELTDCLFIVGANVAHAHPILFRRIEAAKAQRPELRIIVVDPRRTATASLADLFLPILPGSDVALFHGILHLLIWQEQIDPDFIAQHTQGWAELKQRVQEYTPQRVAEICQIPEADLRKAADLFGAASRVLSLWCQGLNQSAHGTDNNVALINLHLATGQIGRPGAGPLSLTGQPNAMGGRETGGMPALLPGHREIANPAHRAEMAQIWGIDALHPEPGLTAVPLFQALGRGDVAALWIVCTNPVLSLPDRQAVERALSSAEQVVLQESYLDGETMPFAHWVLPAASWGEREALVTNSERRISHLHAAVPAPGQARPDWQIFCNFAHALGSALDQLAVPLPDAQDRSWQQRAARMFPFTDTASIFAEYRRCTVGRDLDISGLDLALLDQRGPQQWPFPQGAVAGQQRLYTDGHFPTPSGRAQFYAPAHLGVVEEVDARYPLRLTTGRLRDQWHSMARTGRVASLFASAEEAYLHIHPQDAQQFALQDEQLVRVTSRRGQALYRLRLDDTLQRRLLFAPMHFGARHAPAALCNSVTLPAIDPYSGEPEFKHSAVRIEAAALPWEAAALLVAANPDEDYGQRLRQLAQGFPYARITPLVGNPQPALLLQVAAERAPDPTLAQHWDAALDLLGPDSLLYEDPSNGLSKRLRIQAGRLTALRLWGGLQTLDWLRQLLLEGSSVEAFRLALLAPRVPANLGAWERAHGICVCKGVDERRIRQCLDSGANTLEDVMRLCGAGTECGSCKPEIQQLLQHRLAEAS, encoded by the coding sequence GTGAACGCGCCCACCCAGACCAGCAAATCCGTCTGCCCCTACTGTGGTACCGGCTGTGGTGTGCTGATCGAGCACGACGGGCAGCAGGTTCTGGGCGTGCGCGGCGACCCGGAGCACCCCGCCAATTTTGGCCAACTCTGCAGCAAGGGGATAACCCTGGCGCAAACGGTGCACGGCCCGGGCCGCGCCCTCGTCCCGCTGCAACGCCAGCACGGCGAAGGCTGGCAAGACCATAGTTGGGACGATGCTCTGGCCGCCATTGCCCGGCGCTGGGCGCAGCTTTACCGGGACCGGGGGCCGCAGGCCTTGGCCTTTTATGTCTCCGGGCAGCTACCCACCGAGGACTACTACGTCGCCAACAAACTCGCCAAGGGCTTTCTCGGCACCAACCATATCGACACCAATTCCCGACTCTGCATGGCCTCGGCCGTCACCGGCTACAAACGCAGCTTGGGCATGGACTCCGTGCCCTGCAGTTATGAAGACCTGGAGTTGACGGACTGCCTCTTCATCGTCGGCGCCAATGTCGCCCATGCCCATCCCATCCTCTTTCGTCGCATCGAGGCCGCCAAGGCTCAGCGGCCGGAGCTGCGCATCATCGTTGTCGACCCACGTCGCACAGCCACGGCCAGCCTGGCAGACCTGTTTCTCCCCATTCTCCCCGGCAGCGACGTGGCCCTTTTTCACGGCATCCTGCATCTGCTGATCTGGCAGGAACAGATCGACCCCGATTTCATCGCCCAACACACCCAGGGCTGGGCGGAACTCAAGCAGCGGGTGCAGGAATACACCCCCCAGCGGGTGGCCGAGATCTGCCAGATCCCCGAAGCTGATCTCCGAAAGGCGGCGGACCTTTTTGGTGCCGCGTCCAGGGTACTCTCCCTCTGGTGCCAAGGGCTGAACCAATCGGCCCACGGCACCGACAACAACGTGGCGCTGATCAATCTGCATCTGGCCACTGGGCAAATCGGCCGCCCGGGCGCCGGCCCCCTCAGCCTGACCGGCCAGCCCAATGCCATGGGCGGGCGGGAAACTGGCGGCATGCCGGCCCTGCTACCGGGGCATCGGGAAATCGCCAACCCCGCGCATCGCGCCGAGATGGCCCAGATCTGGGGCATCGATGCCCTGCATCCCGAACCCGGTCTCACGGCAGTGCCCCTGTTTCAGGCCTTGGGCCGCGGCGATGTGGCTGCCCTCTGGATCGTCTGCACCAATCCGGTGCTCTCCCTCCCCGACCGCCAAGCCGTGGAGCGTGCCCTGAGTAGCGCAGAGCAGGTGGTGCTGCAGGAAAGCTATCTGGATGGCGAGACCATGCCCTTTGCCCATTGGGTACTGCCCGCCGCCAGCTGGGGCGAGCGTGAGGCCCTGGTGACCAATTCCGAGCGACGTATCTCCCATCTGCACGCTGCTGTCCCCGCCCCGGGGCAGGCGCGCCCCGACTGGCAAATCTTTTGTAATTTTGCCCACGCCTTGGGTAGCGCCCTGGACCAGTTGGCCGTGCCCCTACCCGACGCCCAGGACCGCTCTTGGCAACAACGCGCCGCGCGGATGTTCCCCTTTACCGATACCGCCAGCATCTTCGCTGAGTATCGGCGTTGCACCGTGGGGCGAGACCTGGACATCAGCGGCCTGGACCTCGCCCTGCTCGATCAACGCGGACCCCAACAGTGGCCTTTCCCCCAGGGCGCAGTGGCGGGACAACAGCGGCTCTATACGGATGGTCATTTTCCAACACCCAGCGGTCGCGCCCAGTTCTATGCTCCGGCCCACCTAGGCGTGGTCGAGGAAGTCGATGCCCGCTACCCTCTGCGTCTGACCACTGGCCGTCTGCGCGACCAATGGCACAGCATGGCGCGTACAGGCCGCGTCGCCAGCCTCTTTGCCAGCGCCGAAGAGGCCTATTTGCACATCCATCCCCAGGATGCGCAGCAATTTGCCCTGCAAGACGAGCAACTGGTGCGGGTCACGAGCCGTCGTGGTCAAGCCCTCTATCGCCTGCGTTTGGACGACACGCTGCAACGCCGCTTGCTCTTTGCCCCCATGCATTTTGGTGCGCGCCATGCCCCGGCAGCCTTATGTAACAGTGTCACCTTGCCGGCCATCGACCCCTATTCCGGTGAGCCCGAGTTCAAGCACAGTGCAGTACGCATCGAAGCCGCCGCCCTCCCCTGGGAGGCCGCCGCCCTTTTGGTCGCCGCCAATCCCGACGAGGACTACGGCCAGCGCCTGCGCCAGCTGGCGCAGGGGTTCCCCTATGCCCGTATCACGCCCTTGGTTGGCAACCCCCAGCCGGCGCTGCTGCTGCAGGTGGCAGCGGAACGCGCCCCCGACCCCACCCTCGCCCAACACTGGGACGCGGCCTTGGACTTGCTGGGGCCAGACAGCCTCCTCTACGAAGACCCCAGCAACGGGCTCAGCAAACGCCTACGGATTCAGGCGGGCCGCCTCACCGCCCTACGCTTGTGGGGTGGCCTGCAGACCTTGGACTGGTTGCGCCAGTTGCTCCTCGAGGGCAGTTCCGTAGAGGCCTTTCGCTTGGCACTCCTGGCACCGCGGGTACCCGCCAACCTGGGAGCCTGGGAACGTGCCCATGGCATCTGTGTCTGCAAGGGCGTGGATGAAAGGCGCATTCGCCAATGTCTGGACAGCGGGGCCAACACCCTGGAAGACGTCATGCGCCTCTGTGGCGCCGGCACGGAGTGCGGTTCCTGCAAGCCGGAGATTCAGCAATTACTCCAGCATCGCTTGGCGGAGGCCTCATGA
- a CDS encoding restriction endonuclease, translating to MNRLWIIIVFGFVAYFCIRYYQNRRKKKLKVMVCEPPTQQKINPIDQTIQFLNARIEKADCIRAEAEIWAKRWGDARMPVIDAMSGTEFEDYLDGLFTAMGYLVKQTPATGDFGGDLILTRNERRIVVQAKRWQGTVGVDAVQEALSGKSFYGCQDAWVVTNSTFTIKASELAFKTGVSLIDRKGLSKMIGDLQGKVKHD from the coding sequence ATGAATAGATTATGGATAATTATCGTTTTTGGGTTTGTAGCCTACTTCTGCATTCGATACTACCAGAACCGTCGAAAAAAGAAGTTGAAGGTTATGGTTTGTGAACCACCAACACAGCAGAAGATTAACCCCATTGACCAAACGATACAGTTTTTGAACGCGCGCATTGAAAAAGCTGATTGTATTAGGGCAGAGGCTGAAATTTGGGCGAAGAGATGGGGCGACGCACGAATGCCCGTGATCGACGCCATGAGCGGAACAGAATTTGAGGACTATCTCGATGGACTTTTCACCGCCATGGGCTATTTGGTAAAGCAGACACCCGCCACAGGTGATTTTGGTGGAGATTTGATCCTAACCAGAAATGAGCGACGCATCGTTGTGCAAGCCAAGCGTTGGCAAGGAACGGTTGGGGTAGATGCAGTCCAGGAGGCGCTATCAGGAAAATCCTTTTATGGCTGCCAAGATGCCTGGGTTGTTACCAACTCCACATTTACAATAAAGGCTAGTGAATTGGCATTCAAGACTGGTGTATCCTTAATAGATCGAAAAGGCCTTTCAAAAATGATTGGTGACCTTCAAGGCAAGGTGAAACATGACTGA
- a CDS encoding sirohydrochlorin chelatase — protein sequence MIQPVQLLLAHGSRDPEWRRPFETMAEALQRAHPERRVYLCYLELWTPSLAEAITMAYAEGQRRFRITPLFWSRGRHLREDLPEIVDGVLRELPGCEIVIDLPVGESEIVQAAVLRLLS from the coding sequence ATGATCCAGCCCGTACAACTGCTCCTCGCCCACGGTTCCCGCGACCCGGAATGGCGTCGCCCGTTTGAGACCATGGCCGAGGCCTTACAACGCGCCCACCCGGAGCGCAGGGTCTATCTCTGCTACTTGGAACTGTGGACGCCCAGTCTGGCGGAGGCGATCACGATGGCCTACGCGGAGGGGCAAAGACGGTTCCGCATTACGCCACTGTTCTGGAGCCGCGGACGCCATCTCCGCGAAGATCTGCCCGAAATCGTCGATGGCGTATTGAGGGAGTTGCCCGGTTGTGAGATCGTCATCGATCTTCCTGTGGGCGAATCCGAAATCGTGCAAGCTGCTGTACTCCGTCTGCTGTCCTGA
- a CDS encoding tetratricopeptide repeat protein: MTDNSMVVKPSGGLTTDNKTSTLASRGLADLYRLKEVESEIIISHRQLDIWYDEGIKYFKVRDYNNSIILLRKAADLGHIGAQYSIGYCYGKGFGVPQDHEQAVAWYRKAAEQGHCWGQRELGNCYSLGQGVSQNHELAVVWYRRAAEQGDVNAQLYLGISFETGEGVLQDHEQAVAWYRMAAEQGDYHGQFRLGGCYDLGLGVPQDCEQAVVWYRKAAEQGHAGAQYNLGLCYAGGEGVPQNHELAVVWYRRAAEQGDANAQLYLGRSFASGKGVPQDYEQAVVWYRKAAEQGYAVAQNHLGVCYASGEGVPQDYEQAVAWFRKSAEQGDEVGQMSLGYCHHYGLGVPQDYEKAVVWYRKAAEQGYAEAQYDLGVCYANGKGVPQDDEQAEAWYRKAAEQGHVAAQSNLNG, encoded by the coding sequence ATGACTGACAATAGTATGGTTGTGAAACCGAGTGGAGGCCTAACAACAGATAACAAGACTTCGACGTTAGCCTCTCGTGGATTGGCGGATTTATATAGACTAAAGGAAGTAGAATCAGAAATTATAATATCTCATCGGCAACTAGATATATGGTATGATGAAGGTATAAAATATTTCAAGGTAAGGGATTATAATAATTCTATAATATTGCTGCGAAAAGCGGCAGATCTAGGACACATCGGGGCACAATATAGTATTGGATACTGTTACGGAAAAGGATTTGGCGTTCCCCAGGATCACGAACAAGCTGTAGCCTGGTACCGCAAGGCAGCTGAGCAGGGACATTGCTGGGGTCAAAGAGAGCTCGGTAACTGCTATAGCCTTGGGCAGGGCGTATCTCAGAACCACGAACTGGCAGTAGTTTGGTACCGAAGGGCAGCAGAGCAAGGAGACGTGAATGCGCAATTGTATCTGGGAATTTCTTTTGAAACTGGTGAAGGCGTGCTTCAGGATCATGAGCAAGCTGTAGCCTGGTACCGAATGGCGGCAGAGCAAGGAGATTATCACGGGCAATTCAGGCTGGGGGGTTGCTATGATTTGGGTCTAGGTGTACCTCAGGACTGCGAACAGGCTGTAGTCTGGTACCGCAAGGCAGCTGAGCAGGGACATGCGGGCGCGCAATATAATCTAGGTTTGTGCTATGCGGGTGGAGAAGGCGTTCCTCAGAACCACGAACTGGCAGTAGTTTGGTACCGAAGGGCAGCAGAGCAAGGAGACGCGAATGCGCAATTGTATTTGGGACGTTCTTTTGCAAGTGGTAAAGGCGTACCTCAGGACTACGAACAAGCTGTAGTCTGGTACCGCAAGGCAGCAGAGCAGGGATACGCGGTGGCGCAAAATCATCTAGGTGTGTGCTATGCGAGTGGAGAAGGCGTTCCCCAGGATTATGAGCAGGCTGTTGCTTGGTTTCGAAAGTCGGCAGAGCAAGGAGATGAGGTCGGACAAATGAGTCTGGGGTATTGCCATCATTATGGTCTAGGCGTACCTCAGGACTACGAAAAAGCTGTAGTCTGGTACCGCAAGGCAGCTGAGCAGGGATACGCGGAGGCGCAATATGATCTAGGCGTGTGCTATGCGAATGGAAAAGGCGTTCCTCAGGACGACGAGCAGGCCGAAGCTTGGTACCGCAAGGCGGCAGAGCAGGGACATGTCGCGGCGCAAAGCAATCTCAACGGTTGA
- the nirB gene encoding nitrite reductase large subunit NirB, producing MGNTARKARLVVIGNGMAGIRTVEELLKMAPELYDITVFGDEPHPNYNRILLTPVLAGEMRLEDTILNDHGWYAEHGITLRTGSPVVQIDRVRRQVITAAGECTPYDRVLIATGAAAAMAPIPGNDLPDVYSYRDMRDVEALTQVSAAGGDAVIIGAGLLGLEVAHGLNARGMRVTVVHRRAWPLDKQLDARGGAMLQQAMEARGIHFLLERESAAVLGADHVEGLRFQDGSEIPARIVVMTVGIRPRIDLAQAAGLACAQGILVNDTLQTYDPRIYAVGECVQHRGMTYGLVAPLFEQAKVAANHLAEYGRMRYEGSITSTKLKVTGIELFSAGDFLGGEGSEEITLLDAHQGIYKKVVLQDHKIKGILLYGDTSIGPWLFEHLRDDTDVSTLREHLLFGETHLGDAGHAGASQAARLSDTAEICGCNGVSKGQIVHAIREGLFTLEEVRKCTKASASCGSCTGLVEQLLVSTLGGVYDSSPRKKALCACTDFSHQEVREAIQKEKLLSTRAVFQFLQWRHPGGCATCRPAVNYYVRTAWPAEGQDDASSRFINERAHANIQKDGTYSVIPRIYGGVTTPAELKRIAEVAERHAVPMVKFTGGQRLDLLGIPKEKLPAIWAELDMPSGHAYGKALRTVKSCVGQEFCRFGVQNSTQLAIDLEKNLERMWAPHKVKLAASGCPRNCAESTIKDVGVIGVDSGWEIYVGGNGGMKVRAADLLAKVKSEAEVIEISKAFLQMYREDAQYLERTAPWVERVGLERIKARVIDDLTQRKELAERLDFAIAQERDPWAEAIAGRLDIHAAPLRRISA from the coding sequence ATGGGCAACACGGCACGAAAAGCGCGCTTGGTGGTGATCGGGAACGGCATGGCCGGCATTCGCACGGTGGAAGAGCTGCTGAAGATGGCGCCGGAGCTCTACGACATCACGGTCTTTGGTGATGAGCCCCATCCCAACTACAACCGTATTCTGCTCACTCCGGTACTGGCGGGGGAGATGCGCCTGGAAGACACCATCCTCAATGATCACGGCTGGTATGCGGAACATGGCATCACCCTGCGCACGGGCAGCCCCGTAGTACAGATCGATCGGGTGCGGCGTCAGGTCATTACTGCGGCAGGCGAATGCACCCCCTATGATCGCGTCCTCATTGCTACTGGCGCGGCGGCGGCCATGGCCCCCATTCCCGGCAACGATCTGCCCGATGTCTACAGCTATCGCGACATGCGCGATGTCGAAGCCTTGACCCAGGTCAGTGCGGCGGGGGGCGACGCGGTCATCATTGGCGCCGGCCTGCTCGGCCTGGAGGTGGCTCACGGCCTGAATGCCCGGGGGATGCGGGTAACAGTGGTACATCGCCGCGCCTGGCCCTTGGACAAACAGCTCGACGCCCGAGGTGGCGCCATGCTGCAACAGGCTATGGAGGCACGGGGCATCCACTTTTTGCTGGAGCGGGAAAGTGCTGCCGTACTTGGCGCGGATCACGTCGAAGGGCTGCGTTTTCAGGACGGTAGCGAGATACCCGCCCGCATCGTCGTGATGACCGTCGGTATCCGCCCACGCATCGACCTTGCTCAAGCTGCGGGCCTGGCCTGCGCTCAGGGCATCCTGGTCAACGATACCCTGCAAACCTACGACCCGCGCATCTATGCCGTTGGGGAGTGCGTACAGCACCGGGGCATGACCTACGGCCTGGTTGCCCCCCTTTTTGAGCAGGCCAAGGTCGCGGCCAATCACTTGGCCGAGTATGGGCGGATGCGCTATGAGGGTTCGATCACCAGCACCAAGCTCAAGGTGACGGGGATCGAGTTGTTTTCTGCCGGAGATTTCTTGGGGGGTGAGGGTAGCGAGGAGATCACCCTCCTCGACGCCCACCAAGGCATCTATAAAAAAGTGGTTTTGCAGGACCATAAGATCAAGGGCATTTTGCTCTATGGGGACACCAGCATCGGGCCCTGGCTCTTTGAACACCTGCGCGACGACACCGATGTCTCGACCCTGCGCGAGCACCTCTTGTTTGGCGAAACCCATCTGGGCGATGCCGGCCATGCGGGCGCCAGTCAGGCTGCTCGACTGTCCGACACCGCCGAGATTTGCGGCTGTAACGGAGTGAGCAAAGGCCAGATCGTTCACGCCATCCGCGAAGGGCTCTTCACCCTGGAAGAGGTACGCAAGTGTACCAAGGCCAGCGCCTCCTGTGGTTCCTGCACCGGCTTGGTCGAGCAGTTGCTGGTCAGCACTCTGGGCGGCGTTTACGACAGCAGTCCGCGTAAAAAGGCCCTCTGTGCCTGCACGGATTTTAGCCATCAGGAAGTACGCGAGGCGATTCAGAAGGAGAAGCTGCTCTCTACTCGCGCAGTCTTTCAGTTTTTGCAGTGGCGCCATCCTGGCGGTTGCGCCACCTGCCGCCCGGCGGTCAACTACTATGTGCGCACCGCCTGGCCCGCCGAGGGGCAGGATGATGCCAGTTCCCGCTTCATCAATGAGCGGGCCCACGCCAATATCCAGAAGGACGGCACCTACTCCGTCATCCCCCGCATCTATGGCGGCGTCACCACGCCCGCCGAGCTGAAACGGATTGCTGAAGTGGCCGAGCGCCATGCCGTACCCATGGTCAAGTTCACCGGTGGGCAACGCCTGGATTTGCTGGGGATTCCCAAGGAGAAATTGCCGGCCATCTGGGCCGAATTGGACATGCCTTCGGGGCACGCCTACGGCAAGGCCCTGCGCACGGTGAAATCCTGCGTAGGTCAGGAGTTTTGCCGCTTTGGCGTGCAGAACAGCACCCAGCTGGCCATTGATCTGGAAAAGAACCTGGAGCGGATGTGGGCCCCGCACAAGGTCAAACTAGCGGCCTCGGGCTGCCCGCGCAACTGTGCCGAGAGCACCATCAAGGATGTGGGGGTGATCGGCGTCGATTCGGGTTGGGAAATCTATGTGGGCGGCAACGGCGGCATGAAGGTGCGGGCTGCGGATCTCCTGGCCAAGGTCAAAAGTGAGGCCGAGGTCATCGAGATCAGCAAGGCCTTTTTACAGATGTACCGCGAGGATGCCCAGTACCTGGAACGCACCGCTCCCTGGGTGGAGCGCGTGGGCCTGGAGCGGATCAAGGCACGGGTCATCGACGACCTGACCCAGCGCAAGGAGCTGGCGGAGCGGCTGGACTTTGCCATCGCCCAGGAACGCGATCCCTGGGCCGAGGCCATCGCCGGCCGCTTGGACATTCATGCCGCACCCCTGCGGCGCATTTCGGCCTAA
- the nirD gene encoding nitrite reductase small subunit NirD: MSWFPLGKVSEVPLGGGRYVDTPAGQIAVLCNEEGALFAVRNRCPHRGGPLSEGFVSGKTVFCPLHNWQIDLEKGEALPPDVGCVRTFALKTEGDEIWLDLPEIGS; this comes from the coding sequence ATGTCCTGGTTCCCTCTTGGTAAGGTCAGTGAAGTCCCCCTGGGTGGCGGTCGTTATGTAGATACCCCGGCGGGGCAGATTGCCGTTCTGTGCAACGAAGAAGGCGCCCTCTTTGCCGTCCGCAATCGCTGCCCCCATCGTGGCGGCCCCCTCTCCGAGGGCTTTGTGTCAGGCAAAACGGTATTCTGCCCCCTCCATAATTGGCAGATCGATCTGGAAAAGGGCGAGGCCCTGCCACCCGATGTCGGCTGTGTGCGCACCTTCGCACTCAAGACCGAGGGCGACGAGATCTGGTTGGATCTGCCGGAGATTGGGTCGTGA
- a CDS encoding addiction module protein produces MAITLADIEAQALQLTTRERSELAHRLIVSLEGPVEDTPEAIAQAWDEEIARRVADMEAGRTQWIPAEEVFKEIDKKIAAARNRIRR; encoded by the coding sequence ATGGCCATCACCCTCGCAGACATCGAAGCGCAGGCGCTGCAACTGACAACCCGCGAGCGCAGCGAACTCGCCCATCGCCTAATTGTGAGCCTTGAAGGTCCGGTAGAAGATACACCGGAAGCGATTGCCCAAGCCTGGGACGAGGAAATCGCGCGGCGCGTGGCAGACATGGAAGCAGGACGCACGCAGTGGATACCCGCAGAAGAGGTATTCAAGGAAATCGACAAAAAGATTGCCGCAGCGCGCAACCGGATTCGCAGATGA
- a CDS encoding type II toxin-antitoxin system prevent-host-death family antitoxin — MQTFTIRDLRDRTGELVREAEAGKLSIVTKHGQPVFVAVPFDDRLLQSGVNTALAVRLFEESRISLGQAVKLAGMSHSGFIDLLGSLNIAIARPEPGELEAELADFE, encoded by the coding sequence ATGCAAACCTTCACCATCCGCGACCTGCGCGACCGCACCGGCGAGCTGGTGCGCGAGGCCGAGGCGGGCAAGCTTTCCATTGTCACCAAGCATGGGCAGCCGGTGTTTGTGGCAGTGCCTTTCGACGATCGCCTGCTGCAAAGTGGGGTCAATACGGCGCTGGCGGTTCGGCTGTTCGAAGAATCCCGGATCAGTCTCGGGCAGGCGGTCAAGCTGGCGGGCATGAGCCACTCCGGGTTTATCGACTTGCTGGGGAGCCTGAACATTGCGATAGCGCGGCCCGAACCCGGTGAGCTCGAAGCAGAGCTGGCTGATTTTGAATAG
- a CDS encoding ANTAR domain-containing response regulator, translating to MYRIVLIDDDNARAQILRDALTTEGHQVPATLSWKALSWQRVEECQAEVIIADASSPERDVLEHIVFLSETLELPVVVLGAPEDEDTMRRAIRAGVAAYVAHGIAARDIAPILKVAAFRYAEYRQLRQELHSTRGALQERKIVEQAKGILMRDFQIDEAEAYKRLRRLAMNQGKKLGDIAATIVEMDQL from the coding sequence ATGTACCGCATTGTCCTGATTGATGACGACAACGCGCGGGCGCAGATCCTGCGCGATGCCCTGACCACGGAGGGACACCAGGTGCCCGCAACCCTGTCGTGGAAGGCGCTGTCCTGGCAGCGGGTCGAGGAATGCCAGGCGGAGGTGATCATCGCCGATGCCAGCTCTCCGGAGCGCGATGTCCTGGAGCACATCGTTTTCCTCAGCGAAACCCTGGAGTTGCCCGTCGTGGTGCTGGGTGCGCCGGAAGATGAAGACACCATGCGTCGCGCCATCCGCGCTGGGGTGGCCGCCTATGTCGCTCACGGCATCGCCGCCCGGGACATCGCCCCCATCCTGAAGGTCGCCGCTTTCCGCTATGCCGAATATCGGCAACTCCGGCAGGAGCTGCACAGCACGCGTGGCGCCCTGCAAGAGCGCAAGATCGTCGAGCAAGCCAAAGGCATTCTCATGCGCGACTTCCAGATTGATGAAGCCGAGGCCTACAAGCGCCTGCGTCGACTGGCCATGAATCAGGGGAAAAAGCTGGGTGACATCGCCGCGACGATTGTCGAGATGGACCAGCTATAA
- the ybiB gene encoding DNA-binding protein YbiB gives MKHWKQMLSRVARGREHAEDLPREEAAELFGAWLDGKLPELFAGAFWVAYRIKGESLDELQGFHDAARARMTPLQRSNRLRPVVFASYNGTRRRANLLPLLALTLTRCGVPVLIHGPDLDAPPSGPSPDHSPAGRVHSVEILQQLGLASPTNLAQADTLLQMQGLSYLPLSAWQPGLARLLALRETLGIRSSVHTLLKILHPFAPQDAIVSAAVTHPPYLDRLQAFFVQTGIPALCFRATEGEPFANPQRRPDLFVCRQGQSELFLGKDASPLTQLPELPENSATATAAFTWDVLEGRSALPRALAEQAATLLQLSGRCSDLASARALLRHTFARIAA, from the coding sequence ATGAAGCACTGGAAGCAGATGTTGAGCCGCGTCGCCCGCGGCCGCGAGCACGCCGAGGATCTGCCACGGGAAGAAGCCGCCGAGCTTTTCGGGGCTTGGCTGGATGGCAAGCTGCCAGAGCTCTTTGCCGGTGCCTTCTGGGTGGCCTATCGCATCAAGGGCGAGAGCCTGGACGAACTGCAGGGCTTTCATGACGCCGCACGGGCCCGGATGACGCCGCTGCAGCGCAGCAACCGCCTGCGTCCGGTGGTGTTTGCCAGCTACAATGGGACACGACGGCGCGCCAATCTCCTCCCCCTCCTGGCCTTGACCCTCACCCGCTGTGGCGTACCGGTCTTGATCCATGGTCCGGACTTGGACGCCCCGCCCAGCGGCCCCTCTCCAGACCATTCTCCAGCAGGGCGCGTTCATAGCGTAGAAATCCTCCAGCAGCTGGGGTTGGCGAGCCCAACCAACCTCGCCCAGGCCGACACCCTGCTGCAGATGCAGGGCCTGAGCTATCTGCCCCTTTCGGCCTGGCAGCCCGGCCTGGCACGCCTGCTGGCCCTGCGCGAAACCCTGGGTATCCGCTCCAGCGTCCACACCCTGCTGAAAATCCTGCACCCCTTCGCCCCCCAAGACGCCATCGTCAGCGCTGCCGTCACCCATCCGCCCTATCTGGACCGTCTGCAAGCCTTCTTCGTCCAGACGGGCATCCCTGCCCTGTGCTTTCGTGCCACCGAGGGCGAGCCCTTTGCCAACCCCCAGCGCCGCCCCGATCTCTTTGTCTGTCGCCAAGGCCAGAGCGAGCTGTTCTTGGGCAAGGACGCCTCCCCACTAACACAGTTGCCGGAACTCCCCGAGAACAGTGCGACGGCCACCGCCGCCTTTACCTGGGACGTGCTGGAAGGGCGCAGCGCCCTTCCCCGCGCCCTGGCCGAACAAGCCGCCACCCTGCTGCAACTCAGTGGCCGCTGTAGTGACCTTGCCTCCGCCCGTGCCCTGTTGCGGCACACATTTGCGCGCATTGCCGCGTAA